The Camelina sativa cultivar DH55 chromosome 16, Cs, whole genome shotgun sequence sequence AGAACATGGATATCGATGGCAAAGATGTCAAAGCTCAGATTTGGGATACTGCTGGTCAGGAACGCTTCCGTGCCGTTACTTCCGCTTATTACCGCGGCGCCGTTGGAGCCCTCGTCGTTTACGATATTAGCCGTCGCTCCACTTTTGAGAGCGTTGCCCGTTGGCTCGATGAACTCAAGAGTAAGACATTAATTTCTCTccaagttgttttgttttaaacagATGATTTGGTTAGATTGTGCGTAGCTGATTGATTAAGATTCTTATCATTGTATGGTTCTTCTTATATTGGTTACTTAGACCAAAGGTGAATTAAATATAGTAAAGATCGTTTGAGACCTTGCTTTTGCTTATTCATATGAATCTGTTCGATTGACTTTTGAATTcagttttggtaaaattttgttgatttgcgTTTTCATTTGtgtatgtgttttgttttgtttgatacagTACATTCGGATACAACGGTGGCTAGGATGTTGGTGGGAAACAAATGCGACCTAGAAAGCATAAGAGCAGTGAGCGTGGAAGAAGGCAAAGCTTTAGCGGAAACAGAAGGACTATTCTTCATGGAAACATCAGCTCTCGATTCAACCAACGTTAAAACAGCTTTCGAAATGGTCATCCGTGACATCTACACCAACGTTAGCAGGAAACAACTCAACTCCGACACTTATAAAACCGAACTAAGCATGAAGAACCGAGTCAGTCTCGTTAAAGACGATAGTAAAAGCTCAACACAAGGCTTTGGTTTCTCCTGCTGTTCATCCTCTTGAGTCTTCTTGAACCTGATGAATTTTTcgttctatattattatttccatTGATTCATTTTGAGTTTTGTCCTCTACAAAAGTTTCacaagatttttcttttgattcaaAATTGTAATGTTTCTTTATGTGTGGATCCGTATAGTAGTAAAACACTTAATACGACAATTAATTATtgtctaattttgtaattaggCAAAACGTTTTAAGTGGCTCGAATGGTCAATTGAGTCACAACCACCAgcttcacaaatcacaatcacaatGATATGCGCAAGGATCAGACCGCTAATATCCTCACCACTAGCTTTCACTATCTCCACAACCAAACACTCCTCTTCACCAACCAATCTCCGATTACTCCCTCGCCGCCGCTCTTTCTCCGCCGTAACCgccatgtcttcttcttcaaccacacAGAGTCAGATCATAGAACACATCGTTCTTTTCAAAGCTAAAGACGACGCTGACTCCAACAAAATCACTTCCATGATCAGCAACCTCAACGCTCTCGCCTCTCTCGATGAAGTTCTTTACATCTCCGCCGCTCCTCTCCACCGTCTTGGATCCTCCTCCGCCTTCGCTTTCACTCACGTCCTCCATAGCCGTTACGGATCTAAGGAAGATCTCAGCACCTACGCTGCGCATCCTGATCACGTCCGTGTTGTTAAGGAGTCTGTGTTACCGATCTGCGATGACCTCATGGCTGTTGATTGGATCGCGGATCGTATccccggaaccctagcaccgGCTCCTGGTTCGGTTGGTAAACTCACTTTACTCAAATTGAAAGAGGATGTATCCGATGAGGCGAAATCGGAGATTACGGGAGTGGTTAAGGGGCTTGGTGAGAAGTTCCCAGGGATTGATCAGATCACTGTGGGTGAAAACTTTTCGCCGGCGAGAGCTAAAGGTTTCTCGATTGCTTCGATTGCGTATTTTAAGGATTTGAGTGAAATGGAAGCTGTGGATGCTCAGAAAGAGTTGGTGAACTTGGAAAAGGATAAGGTTCGTGATTATGTGGATTCCACCATTGTTGTTGAGTTCCTTGTTTCTTCACAGACTTGTTCTAGTCTGTAAGAAAGGTTTTTAGATTTGAATCCTTTGAAACAAGCACTTTTGGGTCACCATTGTCTCTGCAATTTGAGAATAAAAAGCATGTTTGATTAGAAGATTCtgagtgttaattttttttaagcaaGCCTCCTTGAGCAATCTCTGGTGGTTAAGCTATCGTAGTAGGCTACACAATCTTTTCTTAGTTGCAAATGTCGATTACAAGCAAGAGCTTCATCAGGATTTGTTATAGCTTAGTGTTTTTTGACTGGTAGAGTGTGTTCTTTACGTCTTGGCTGGTTTGTCACAAGAATGCCTGCAATGAAAGTGGTGTAGTTCTTCTCTGTAacacaaataaaaatgtaatgatTTCAAAAATGAAAGAACAAGGTCTGGGTAAGAGAAAGGTGGATAAGGATAGAGAGTTTAGTTTGGCTTTCTGATCTAGAAAACATCTACAGAGACGCCAAATGCCTGAGGAAACATAACGCGGATTAGAAAAACTTATATCAGTGGGCAAGTGGGAATGATTCTAAGAAGTGAGTGTAGTAGAGTGCCACATGAGAGAAGTCTTAATGTATAAAATCTACTAACAAATATAGCGAAGACCCTTAGAATTGCGTTTCTTAGTTTCATTCGCCGTTTCAGTTTTAATCAGAAATAATACGAAGAATCTTCTTACTAAGAAGCTGCAAATTTATGTTAATACGTCTCCAAGGCTCCGAGTCATCATATCTACCAGAGTAGAAAAAGGCAATGGgaccaaattttatttactcgattttctgtttttcaaatatatttcttactaaaatggtaataataattttatgaatacTAAAGAAAGTGACTAGCAAAATGATGGATAATAATTATCACTTTATGAAAGAATGGTCGTACAACCTGATGACAGACCTTGCTGATCTCTCTGTGAGATCACAAAAATTCAATATAgcttttcctaaaaaaaatctaacacaTCCCAAAGACGCAACACATAACATAAAGAGTAcatggccaaaaaaaaagaaaagataaaagagtaCACAAAATCCGCCCACCCTCCCAAAAAAAACTCCTTTTCTTCATGAATACAACCAATCCAAAAGAAAGACACAACACCGCACTCATGGGAGGAGAAGAAGTTTCTACACACCATTCTTTAAACCACAAGAGACTCCATCCTCATCAACCGCAACCACACGGTTTAACAAGGTTCTAGAGATGATGCCTTCTgctaaaattcacaaaatctGCTTCTTCATTTGTATAACCTGGAAGCAAGCCACTATTGCAAATAATGATGCACGACAATCTCTCACCAAAATGACACCACCTGTGTATCAGACACTGACTTTGAACCACAGCTTAAACATCACTGAGCAGCAACAGGAGTAGAAGCAGCTTGTGCTAacttcttttgcttctccttcTCAATCTCCACTCTTCTCAGCTCCGCATGCTGTGCTACTCCGTTCGCAATCGCCTGGTAAGTGAAGTCCAGTGACTGGTTAAGGTTCTGAAATCTCTGCGCATCTGATGCCTGCATAACTGTATAATAGAAAAGGACGTGATTATAAGCAAGATGTACGCCAGAGAAAATGAAGCTCCATATAGTATTGGGTGGTCAAGACTGGTGAGGATTTTATATAGTTGTACCTCTGATTGCATCGACAAAGAATACAAAGGCATCAACGTCATCGATGGGCGACTGAAATTCGTCGTCATCACTAAAGTCATCATCAgaatcgtcgtcgtcgtcatcatcatcatagcgGAAGACCTTTGCCTATGAAACAGACAAAAGAATTGGAAAACAGTCAATTCTAGCAAACAAAAGCATGCTCTAGTGAAGCAAGTCGATACAAACACTTGACAAACCTGTGCAGCTAACTTCTGCAGCTTCACGCTTTGTGCTTCATCTCCATCCTCTGCATCATCCATCCCCATCTCCCCACCAgacccatcatcatcatcatcttcgtcatcatcacTCAGGAGACCATTCATTTCTTCCTCATAATCCACTTCTGTCTCCTTTTCTGCTTCTGCGAGGAGGATTCGAAAGGGAATAAATGTAAACATTACCATGCCAAATGACGAGAAAATGGATCATGAGCAGGGCATACCAGCTAGCTGATTCTTATATGCAACTAGAAGATCAAGTGTTGCTCTGAAAACACGCTGCAGTGCTTCATCGGGTAATTGACCACCCGGGAGAGCAAGTAATGAAGTCAAACCCAAACAGCAAACTTTTTTAGCATGTTCCCTGATACGAACAATAGAATGTCCAACCATTACAATTATGAGCTAACATGAGCAAGATATGTCAAGACAAGGATCAACAGTACCTTTTGAAGTTTGCTGGCAGGccactttttctcttttgctgcAACATCTGGAACCAAAGATCAAAGACTTTGGAAATAAGTCCTGTGTTATGCAATACACCAAGCGTCAAACCTGGATTGTAGTAAAGCATATTTGCCACCTGCGAATAGAAATCAAGATTGTCAACCCATCATTGTATCATCACACAACAACAGAATCAGTTCAATACGAGCAACTTGATTCATATAGGGACATTGAAATTAATATACTACTGGTATGTAGAAATCGACCATAATTCTTACCACTTGTATAAGAAGAGATTTTAAATATGAAGTCTCAGCTCGTTGTAACCGATCAATAGTGAGTCGCAGATATGGTTCAATCCACTGATCCACCTGCCCTTTGCAATGCTGGAAAACAACTTCAATAAGCTTTGGAGCAGACTCAATATCACTGTCTTCTATGTTTCTGTCGGTCATAAGCTGTAGAAGTGGAAACGTGAGACATATATTAGCTATGAAAAGTAACAAATGCGCTAATGTTATGCAGACAGCCGAGAACTGCGCTTGTGCAGAGAAAGAGAtgcttatatatgttttggCAGCAAGAAATGTACAATATGTTATTTCTCCTGTTTACACAATAAACAAGAGGCCAACAACTTTCTACAACGATAGGCATGGAAAATGCACTCAGAAATTCAGGTAAACAATGAAGGAAGATTCTATGCTTCATGATATGTGCGAGAATCCCAACAGTTCATTATAACAATGAACAGGCACATACATATAATTGGAGTCACTAGTACGATCAGAAGGTATACTCACAGTTGAAAGGACATTATATAGATTTTGCTGATAGTCGGGCTCCTTGCAAGTGAGAAAATGAGCCGTTCCCCTTGATATAAAGTTGTCTATCGGAACCAAAATATCTGAATTTTCAAAGAGTAACTTAAGTGAGTGTAACGAAAACAATGAATGNTTTTGGCAGCAAGAAATGT is a genomic window containing:
- the LOC104749704 gene encoding ras-related protein RABA5d, with translation MSSDDDEGGEEYLFKIVIIGDSAVGKSNLLSRYARNEFNAHSKATIGVEFQTQNMDIDGKDVKAQIWDTAGQERFRAVTSAYYRGAVGALVVYDISRRSTFESVARWLDELKIHSDTTVARMLVGNKCDLESIRAVSVEEGKALAETEGLFFMETSALDSTNVKTAFEMVIRDIYTNVSRKQLNSDTYKTELSMKNRVSLVKDDSKSSTQGFGFSCCSSS
- the LOC104749703 gene encoding stress-response A/B barrel domain-containing protein UP3-like; translated protein: MICARIRPLISSPLAFTISTTKHSSSPTNLRLLPRRRSFSAVTAMSSSSTTQSQIIEHIVLFKAKDDADSNKITSMISNLNALASLDEVLYISAAPLHRLGSSSAFAFTHVLHSRYGSKEDLSTYAAHPDHVRVVKESVLPICDDLMAVDWIADRIPGTLAPAPGSVGKLTLLKLKEDVSDEAKSEITGVVKGLGEKFPGIDQITVGENFSPARAKGFSIASIAYFKDLSEMEAVDAQKELVNLEKDKVRDYVDSTIVVEFLVSSQTCSSL